In one Cervus canadensis isolate Bull #8, Minnesota chromosome 22, ASM1932006v1, whole genome shotgun sequence genomic region, the following are encoded:
- the LOC122424915 gene encoding olfactory receptor 1030-like isoform X1 — translation MQGLPNYTEVTEFILLGLTDRADLQPVLFVVFLVIYLITVIGNVGMILLIRTDTNLQTPMYFFLSHLSFVDLCYATNVTPQMLVHFLSKRKTISFLGCFIQFHFFIALVIADYYMLTVMAYDRYMAICKPLLYASKMSRGVCISLVAAPYIYGFANGLTQTILMLRLTFCGPNEINHFYCADPPLLVLACSDTNFNETAMFVGAGFNLTCSLTIILISYIFIFTAILRIRSAEGRRKAFSTCGSHLTAVTVFYGTLFCMYLRPPSETSVEQGKIVAVFYIFVSPMLNPLIYSLRNKDVKNSVRRMIQRKFFAK, via the exons atgcaaggcctccct AACTACACAGAAGTGACTGAGTTTATTCTCCTGGGACTGACAGATCGAGCTGACTTGCAGCCTGTCCTCTTTGTGGTCTTCCTAGTCATCTACCTGATCACAGTCATTGGAAATGTGGGCATGATTTTGTTAATCAGAACTGACACAAATCTTCAGACTccaatgtacttcttcctcagccaCCTCTCCTTTGTAGATCTCTGTTATGCCACCAATGTCACTCCTCAGATGCTGGTTCACTTCTTATCCAAGAGAAAAACCATTTCCTTCCTTGGCTGCTTTATACAGTTCCACTTTTTCATTGCCCTGGTGATTGCAGATTATTATATGCTCACAGTGATGGCTTATGATCGCTACATGGCCATATGCAAACCCTTGTTATATGCCAGCAAAATGTCCCGAGGTGTCTGCATCTCTCTTGTTGCTGCTCCTTACATTTATGGTTTTGCAAATGGTCTTACCCAGACCATCCTGATGCTCCGTCTCACCTTCTGTGGACCCAATGAAATCAACCACTTTTACTGTGCGGACCCACCTCTCTTAGTCCTGGCTTGCTCAGATACTAATTTCAATGAGACTGCCATGTTTGTGGGGGCTGGTTTCAACCTCACATGTTCTCTCACCATCATCCTCATCTCCTACATTTTCATCTTTACGGCCATTCTGCGTATCCGCTCTGCAGAAGGGAGACGAAAGGCCTTCTCTACCTGTGGGTCCCATCTGACAGCTGTCACTGTCTTTTATGGGACACTGTTCTGCATGTACCTGAGGCCCCCTTCTGAGACATCTGTAGAACAGGGCAAAATTGTAGCTGTTTTTTATATCTTTGTGAGtcctatgctaaatcctttgatcTACAGCCTTCGGAACAAAGATGTTAAAAACTCAGTAAGGAGAATGATACAAAGGAAATTTTTTGCCAAATAG
- the LOC122424915 gene encoding olfactory receptor 1030-like isoform X2, whose product MLKENYTEVTEFILLGLTDRADLQPVLFVVFLVIYLITVIGNVGMILLIRTDTNLQTPMYFFLSHLSFVDLCYATNVTPQMLVHFLSKRKTISFLGCFIQFHFFIALVIADYYMLTVMAYDRYMAICKPLLYASKMSRGVCISLVAAPYIYGFANGLTQTILMLRLTFCGPNEINHFYCADPPLLVLACSDTNFNETAMFVGAGFNLTCSLTIILISYIFIFTAILRIRSAEGRRKAFSTCGSHLTAVTVFYGTLFCMYLRPPSETSVEQGKIVAVFYIFVSPMLNPLIYSLRNKDVKNSVRRMIQRKFFAK is encoded by the coding sequence ATGTTAAAGGAGAACTACACAGAAGTGACTGAGTTTATTCTCCTGGGACTGACAGATCGAGCTGACTTGCAGCCTGTCCTCTTTGTGGTCTTCCTAGTCATCTACCTGATCACAGTCATTGGAAATGTGGGCATGATTTTGTTAATCAGAACTGACACAAATCTTCAGACTccaatgtacttcttcctcagccaCCTCTCCTTTGTAGATCTCTGTTATGCCACCAATGTCACTCCTCAGATGCTGGTTCACTTCTTATCCAAGAGAAAAACCATTTCCTTCCTTGGCTGCTTTATACAGTTCCACTTTTTCATTGCCCTGGTGATTGCAGATTATTATATGCTCACAGTGATGGCTTATGATCGCTACATGGCCATATGCAAACCCTTGTTATATGCCAGCAAAATGTCCCGAGGTGTCTGCATCTCTCTTGTTGCTGCTCCTTACATTTATGGTTTTGCAAATGGTCTTACCCAGACCATCCTGATGCTCCGTCTCACCTTCTGTGGACCCAATGAAATCAACCACTTTTACTGTGCGGACCCACCTCTCTTAGTCCTGGCTTGCTCAGATACTAATTTCAATGAGACTGCCATGTTTGTGGGGGCTGGTTTCAACCTCACATGTTCTCTCACCATCATCCTCATCTCCTACATTTTCATCTTTACGGCCATTCTGCGTATCCGCTCTGCAGAAGGGAGACGAAAGGCCTTCTCTACCTGTGGGTCCCATCTGACAGCTGTCACTGTCTTTTATGGGACACTGTTCTGCATGTACCTGAGGCCCCCTTCTGAGACATCTGTAGAACAGGGCAAAATTGTAGCTGTTTTTTATATCTTTGTGAGtcctatgctaaatcctttgatcTACAGCCTTCGGAACAAAGATGTTAAAAACTCAGTAAGGAGAATGATACAAAGGAAATTTTTTGCCAAATAG
- the LOC122424915 gene encoding olfactory receptor 1030-like isoform X3 → MTYLNYTEVTEFILLGLTDRADLQPVLFVVFLVIYLITVIGNVGMILLIRTDTNLQTPMYFFLSHLSFVDLCYATNVTPQMLVHFLSKRKTISFLGCFIQFHFFIALVIADYYMLTVMAYDRYMAICKPLLYASKMSRGVCISLVAAPYIYGFANGLTQTILMLRLTFCGPNEINHFYCADPPLLVLACSDTNFNETAMFVGAGFNLTCSLTIILISYIFIFTAILRIRSAEGRRKAFSTCGSHLTAVTVFYGTLFCMYLRPPSETSVEQGKIVAVFYIFVSPMLNPLIYSLRNKDVKNSVRRMIQRKFFAK, encoded by the exons ATGACATACCTA AACTACACAGAAGTGACTGAGTTTATTCTCCTGGGACTGACAGATCGAGCTGACTTGCAGCCTGTCCTCTTTGTGGTCTTCCTAGTCATCTACCTGATCACAGTCATTGGAAATGTGGGCATGATTTTGTTAATCAGAACTGACACAAATCTTCAGACTccaatgtacttcttcctcagccaCCTCTCCTTTGTAGATCTCTGTTATGCCACCAATGTCACTCCTCAGATGCTGGTTCACTTCTTATCCAAGAGAAAAACCATTTCCTTCCTTGGCTGCTTTATACAGTTCCACTTTTTCATTGCCCTGGTGATTGCAGATTATTATATGCTCACAGTGATGGCTTATGATCGCTACATGGCCATATGCAAACCCTTGTTATATGCCAGCAAAATGTCCCGAGGTGTCTGCATCTCTCTTGTTGCTGCTCCTTACATTTATGGTTTTGCAAATGGTCTTACCCAGACCATCCTGATGCTCCGTCTCACCTTCTGTGGACCCAATGAAATCAACCACTTTTACTGTGCGGACCCACCTCTCTTAGTCCTGGCTTGCTCAGATACTAATTTCAATGAGACTGCCATGTTTGTGGGGGCTGGTTTCAACCTCACATGTTCTCTCACCATCATCCTCATCTCCTACATTTTCATCTTTACGGCCATTCTGCGTATCCGCTCTGCAGAAGGGAGACGAAAGGCCTTCTCTACCTGTGGGTCCCATCTGACAGCTGTCACTGTCTTTTATGGGACACTGTTCTGCATGTACCTGAGGCCCCCTTCTGAGACATCTGTAGAACAGGGCAAAATTGTAGCTGTTTTTTATATCTTTGTGAGtcctatgctaaatcctttgatcTACAGCCTTCGGAACAAAGATGTTAAAAACTCAGTAAGGAGAATGATACAAAGGAAATTTTTTGCCAAATAG